From the Manis javanica isolate MJ-LG chromosome 13, MJ_LKY, whole genome shotgun sequence genome, one window contains:
- the LOC108384899 gene encoding MAU2 chromatid cohesion factor homolog isoform X3 has product MAAQAAAAAQAAAVQAAQAEAAESWYLALLGFAEHFRTSSPPKIRLCVHCLQAVFPFKPPQRIEARTHLQLGSVLYHHTKNSEQARSHLEKAWLISQQIPQFEDVKFEAASLLSELYCQENSVDAAKPLLRKAIQISQQTPYWHCRLLFQLAQLHTLEKDLVSACDLLGVGAEYARVVGSEYTRALFLLSKGMLLLMERKLQEVHPLLTLCGQIVENWQGNPIQKESLRVFFLVLQVTHYLDAGQVKSVKPCLKQLQQCIQTISTLHDDEILPSNPADLFHWLPKEHMCVLVYLVTVMHSMQAGYLEKAQKYTDKALMQLEKLKMLDCSPILSSFQVILLEHIIMCRLVTGHKATALQEISQVCQLCQQSPRLFSNHAAQLHTLLGLYCVSVNCMDNAEAQFTTALRLTNQQELWAFIVTNLASVYIREGNRHQELYSLLERINPDHSFPVSSHCLRAAAFYVRGLFSFFQGRYNEAKRFLRETLKMSNAEDLNRLTACSLVLLGHIFYVLGNHRESNNMVVPAMQLASKIPDMSVQLWSSALLRDLNKACGNAMDAHEAAQMHQNFSQQLLQDHIEACSLPEHNLITWTDGPPPVQFQAQNGPNTSLASLL; this is encoded by the exons ATGGCGGCTCAGGCGGCTGCCGCTGCCCAAGCGGCGGCGGTCCAGGCAGCGCAGGCCGAGGCGGCCGAATCGTGGTACCTGGCGCTCCTGGGCTTCGCCGAGCACTTCCGCACTTCCAGCCCGCCCAAGATCCGCCTGTGCGTGCACTGCCTGCAGGCCGTGTTCCCCTTCAAACCGCCGCAGCGCATCGAGGCCCGCACGCACCTGCAGCTCGGCTCCGTGCTGTACCACCACACCAAGAACAGCGAGCAGGCTCGCAGCCACCTGGAGAAGGCG tggtTGATATCACAGCAA ATCCCACAGTTTGAAGATGTTAAATTTGAAGCGGCAAGTCTCTTGTCTGAATTATACTGTCAAGAG AATTCCGTAGACGCAGCAAAGCCGCTGCTGCGGAAAGCAATCCAGATCTCACAGCAGACTCCGTACTGGCACTGCCGCCTGCTCTTCCAGCTCGCA cAACTGCACACACTTGAGAAGGACCTGGTGTCAGCCTGCGACCTACTGGGTGTGGGGGCCGAGTACGCCCGGGTGGTAGGATCCGAGTACACACG GGCTTTGTTTCTGCTCAGCAAAGGGATG CTACTGCTGATGGAGCGCAAGCTGCAGGAAGTCCACCCACTTCTGACCCTGTGTGGGCAGATCGTTGAGAACTGGCAAGGGAACCCTATCCAGAAGGAGTCTCTGCGCGTCTTCTTCCTGGTGCTCCAGGTGACCCACTACCTGGATGCCGGGCAG GTGAAGAGCGTGAAGCCATGCCTGAAGCAGCTGCAGCAGTGCATCCAGACCATCTCCACACTGCACGACGACGAAATCCTACCCAGCAACCCCGCCGACCTCTTCCACTGGCTGCCCAAGGAGCACATGTGCGTGCTCGTCTACCTG GTGACTGTGATGCACTCCATGCAGGCCGGCTACCTGGAGAAGGCGCAGAAGTACACAGACAAGGCCCTCATGCAGCTGGAGAAGCTCAAGA TGCTGGACTGCAGCCCCATCCTGTCCTCCTTCCAAGTGATCCTGCTCGAGCACATCATCATGTGCAGGCTTGTCACCGGACACAAGGCCACTGCACTGCAGGAG ATCTCCCAGGTCTGCCAGCTGTGCCAGCAGTCCCCCCGGCTATTCTCCAACCACGCGGCACAGCTGCACACGCTGCTG GGCCTGTACTGTGTCTCCGTCAACTGCATGGACAACGCAGAGGCCCAGTTCACCACAGCCCTGCGG CTCACCAACCAGCAGGAGCTGTGGGCCTTCATCGTGACCAACCTGGCGAGTGTGTATATacgggaaggaaatagacatcaaGAG CTGTACAGCTTGTTGGAGAGGATCAATCCCGACCACAGCTTCCCGGTCAG cTCGCACTGCCTCCGAGCGGCCGCCTTCTACGTGCGTGggctcttctctttcttccaggGACGCTACAATGAGGCCAA GCGATTTCTTCGAGAAACTCTGAAGATGTCCAATGCTGAGGACCTGAACCGGCTCACTGCCTGCTCCCTCGTGCTGCTAGGCCACATCTTCTACGTGTTGGGGAACCACAGG GAGAGTAACAACATGGTGGTGCCCGCCATGCAGCTGGCCAGCAAGATCCCAGACATGTCGGTGCAGTTGTGGTCATCAGCTTTGCTGCGAG ACCTGAACAAAGCCTGCGGAAATGCCATGGACGCCCACGAAGCTGCCCAGATGCACCAGAACTTCTCGCAGCAGCTGCTCCAGGACCACATCGAGGCCTGCAGCCTCCCTGAGCACAACCTCATCACG tgGACAGACGGCCCACCCCCCGTGCAGTTCCAGGCTCAGAATGGACCCAACACCAGCCTGGCCAGCCTCCTATGA
- the LOC108384899 gene encoding MAU2 chromatid cohesion factor homolog isoform X1 has product MAAQAAAAAQAAAVQAAQAEAAESWYLALLGFAEHFRTSSPPKIRLCVHCLQAVFPFKPPQRIEARTHLQLGSVLYHHTKNSEQARSHLEKAWLISQQIPQFEDVKFEAASLLSELYCQENSVDAAKPLLRKAIQISQQTPYWHCRLLFQLAQLHTLEKDLVSACDLLGVGAEYARVVGSEYTRALFLLSKGMLLLMERKLQEVHPLLTLCGQIVENWQGNPIQKESLRVFFLVLQVTHYLDAGQVKSVKPCLKQLQQCIQTISTLHDDEILPSNPADLFHWLPKEHMCVLVYLVTVMHSMQAGYLEKAQKYTDKALMQLEKLKMLDCSPILSSFQVILLEHIIMCRLVTGHKATALQEISQVCQLCQQSPRLFSNHAAQLHTLLGLYCVSVNCMDNAEAQFTTALRLTNQQELWAFIVTNLASVYIREGNRHQEVVAVQLVGEDQSRPQLPGQPPVLMSPPPCSSHCLRAAAFYVRGLFSFFQGRYNEAKRFLRETLKMSNAEDLNRLTACSLVLLGHIFYVLGNHRESNNMVVPAMQLASKIPDMSVQLWSSALLRDLNKACGNAMDAHEAAQMHQNFSQQLLQDHIEACSLPEHNLITWTDGPPPVQFQAQNGPNTSLASLL; this is encoded by the exons ATGGCGGCTCAGGCGGCTGCCGCTGCCCAAGCGGCGGCGGTCCAGGCAGCGCAGGCCGAGGCGGCCGAATCGTGGTACCTGGCGCTCCTGGGCTTCGCCGAGCACTTCCGCACTTCCAGCCCGCCCAAGATCCGCCTGTGCGTGCACTGCCTGCAGGCCGTGTTCCCCTTCAAACCGCCGCAGCGCATCGAGGCCCGCACGCACCTGCAGCTCGGCTCCGTGCTGTACCACCACACCAAGAACAGCGAGCAGGCTCGCAGCCACCTGGAGAAGGCG tggtTGATATCACAGCAA ATCCCACAGTTTGAAGATGTTAAATTTGAAGCGGCAAGTCTCTTGTCTGAATTATACTGTCAAGAG AATTCCGTAGACGCAGCAAAGCCGCTGCTGCGGAAAGCAATCCAGATCTCACAGCAGACTCCGTACTGGCACTGCCGCCTGCTCTTCCAGCTCGCA cAACTGCACACACTTGAGAAGGACCTGGTGTCAGCCTGCGACCTACTGGGTGTGGGGGCCGAGTACGCCCGGGTGGTAGGATCCGAGTACACACG GGCTTTGTTTCTGCTCAGCAAAGGGATG CTACTGCTGATGGAGCGCAAGCTGCAGGAAGTCCACCCACTTCTGACCCTGTGTGGGCAGATCGTTGAGAACTGGCAAGGGAACCCTATCCAGAAGGAGTCTCTGCGCGTCTTCTTCCTGGTGCTCCAGGTGACCCACTACCTGGATGCCGGGCAG GTGAAGAGCGTGAAGCCATGCCTGAAGCAGCTGCAGCAGTGCATCCAGACCATCTCCACACTGCACGACGACGAAATCCTACCCAGCAACCCCGCCGACCTCTTCCACTGGCTGCCCAAGGAGCACATGTGCGTGCTCGTCTACCTG GTGACTGTGATGCACTCCATGCAGGCCGGCTACCTGGAGAAGGCGCAGAAGTACACAGACAAGGCCCTCATGCAGCTGGAGAAGCTCAAGA TGCTGGACTGCAGCCCCATCCTGTCCTCCTTCCAAGTGATCCTGCTCGAGCACATCATCATGTGCAGGCTTGTCACCGGACACAAGGCCACTGCACTGCAGGAG ATCTCCCAGGTCTGCCAGCTGTGCCAGCAGTCCCCCCGGCTATTCTCCAACCACGCGGCACAGCTGCACACGCTGCTG GGCCTGTACTGTGTCTCCGTCAACTGCATGGACAACGCAGAGGCCCAGTTCACCACAGCCCTGCGG CTCACCAACCAGCAGGAGCTGTGGGCCTTCATCGTGACCAACCTGGCGAGTGTGTATATacgggaaggaaatagacatcaaGAGGTAGTAG CTGTACAGCTTGTTGGAGAGGATCAATCCCGACCACAGCTTCCCGGTCAG CCCCCAGTGCTGAtgtccccacctccctgcagcTCGCACTGCCTCCGAGCGGCCGCCTTCTACGTGCGTGggctcttctctttcttccaggGACGCTACAATGAGGCCAA GCGATTTCTTCGAGAAACTCTGAAGATGTCCAATGCTGAGGACCTGAACCGGCTCACTGCCTGCTCCCTCGTGCTGCTAGGCCACATCTTCTACGTGTTGGGGAACCACAGG GAGAGTAACAACATGGTGGTGCCCGCCATGCAGCTGGCCAGCAAGATCCCAGACATGTCGGTGCAGTTGTGGTCATCAGCTTTGCTGCGAG ACCTGAACAAAGCCTGCGGAAATGCCATGGACGCCCACGAAGCTGCCCAGATGCACCAGAACTTCTCGCAGCAGCTGCTCCAGGACCACATCGAGGCCTGCAGCCTCCCTGAGCACAACCTCATCACG tgGACAGACGGCCCACCCCCCGTGCAGTTCCAGGCTCAGAATGGACCCAACACCAGCCTGGCCAGCCTCCTATGA
- the LOC108384899 gene encoding MAU2 chromatid cohesion factor homolog isoform X2, with translation MAAQAAAAAQAAAVQAAQAEAAESWYLALLGFAEHFRTSSPPKIRLCVHCLQAVFPFKPPQRIEARTHLQLGSVLYHHTKNSEQARSHLEKAWLISQQIPQFEDVKFEAASLLSELYCQENSVDAAKPLLRKAIQISQQTPYWHCRLLFQLAQLHTLEKDLVSACDLLGVGAEYARVVGSEYTRALFLLSKGMLLLMERKLQEVHPLLTLCGQIVENWQGNPIQKESLRVFFLVLQVTHYLDAGQVKSVKPCLKQLQQCIQTISTLHDDEILPSNPADLFHWLPKEHMCVLVYLVTVMHSMQAGYLEKAQKYTDKALMQLEKLKMLDCSPILSSFQVILLEHIIMCRLVTGHKATALQEISQVCQLCQQSPRLFSNHAAQLHTLLGLYCVSVNCMDNAEAQFTTALRLTNQQELWAFIVTNLASVYIREGNRHQEVLYSLLERINPDHSFPVSSHCLRAAAFYVRGLFSFFQGRYNEAKRFLRETLKMSNAEDLNRLTACSLVLLGHIFYVLGNHRESNNMVVPAMQLASKIPDMSVQLWSSALLRDLNKACGNAMDAHEAAQMHQNFSQQLLQDHIEACSLPEHNLITWTDGPPPVQFQAQNGPNTSLASLL, from the exons ATGGCGGCTCAGGCGGCTGCCGCTGCCCAAGCGGCGGCGGTCCAGGCAGCGCAGGCCGAGGCGGCCGAATCGTGGTACCTGGCGCTCCTGGGCTTCGCCGAGCACTTCCGCACTTCCAGCCCGCCCAAGATCCGCCTGTGCGTGCACTGCCTGCAGGCCGTGTTCCCCTTCAAACCGCCGCAGCGCATCGAGGCCCGCACGCACCTGCAGCTCGGCTCCGTGCTGTACCACCACACCAAGAACAGCGAGCAGGCTCGCAGCCACCTGGAGAAGGCG tggtTGATATCACAGCAA ATCCCACAGTTTGAAGATGTTAAATTTGAAGCGGCAAGTCTCTTGTCTGAATTATACTGTCAAGAG AATTCCGTAGACGCAGCAAAGCCGCTGCTGCGGAAAGCAATCCAGATCTCACAGCAGACTCCGTACTGGCACTGCCGCCTGCTCTTCCAGCTCGCA cAACTGCACACACTTGAGAAGGACCTGGTGTCAGCCTGCGACCTACTGGGTGTGGGGGCCGAGTACGCCCGGGTGGTAGGATCCGAGTACACACG GGCTTTGTTTCTGCTCAGCAAAGGGATG CTACTGCTGATGGAGCGCAAGCTGCAGGAAGTCCACCCACTTCTGACCCTGTGTGGGCAGATCGTTGAGAACTGGCAAGGGAACCCTATCCAGAAGGAGTCTCTGCGCGTCTTCTTCCTGGTGCTCCAGGTGACCCACTACCTGGATGCCGGGCAG GTGAAGAGCGTGAAGCCATGCCTGAAGCAGCTGCAGCAGTGCATCCAGACCATCTCCACACTGCACGACGACGAAATCCTACCCAGCAACCCCGCCGACCTCTTCCACTGGCTGCCCAAGGAGCACATGTGCGTGCTCGTCTACCTG GTGACTGTGATGCACTCCATGCAGGCCGGCTACCTGGAGAAGGCGCAGAAGTACACAGACAAGGCCCTCATGCAGCTGGAGAAGCTCAAGA TGCTGGACTGCAGCCCCATCCTGTCCTCCTTCCAAGTGATCCTGCTCGAGCACATCATCATGTGCAGGCTTGTCACCGGACACAAGGCCACTGCACTGCAGGAG ATCTCCCAGGTCTGCCAGCTGTGCCAGCAGTCCCCCCGGCTATTCTCCAACCACGCGGCACAGCTGCACACGCTGCTG GGCCTGTACTGTGTCTCCGTCAACTGCATGGACAACGCAGAGGCCCAGTTCACCACAGCCCTGCGG CTCACCAACCAGCAGGAGCTGTGGGCCTTCATCGTGACCAACCTGGCGAGTGTGTATATacgggaaggaaatagacatcaaGAGGTA CTGTACAGCTTGTTGGAGAGGATCAATCCCGACCACAGCTTCCCGGTCAG cTCGCACTGCCTCCGAGCGGCCGCCTTCTACGTGCGTGggctcttctctttcttccaggGACGCTACAATGAGGCCAA GCGATTTCTTCGAGAAACTCTGAAGATGTCCAATGCTGAGGACCTGAACCGGCTCACTGCCTGCTCCCTCGTGCTGCTAGGCCACATCTTCTACGTGTTGGGGAACCACAGG GAGAGTAACAACATGGTGGTGCCCGCCATGCAGCTGGCCAGCAAGATCCCAGACATGTCGGTGCAGTTGTGGTCATCAGCTTTGCTGCGAG ACCTGAACAAAGCCTGCGGAAATGCCATGGACGCCCACGAAGCTGCCCAGATGCACCAGAACTTCTCGCAGCAGCTGCTCCAGGACCACATCGAGGCCTGCAGCCTCCCTGAGCACAACCTCATCACG tgGACAGACGGCCCACCCCCCGTGCAGTTCCAGGCTCAGAATGGACCCAACACCAGCCTGGCCAGCCTCCTATGA